From one Verrucomicrobiota bacterium genomic stretch:
- a CDS encoding DUF2130 domain-containing protein, whose amino-acid sequence MNEISCPHCGKAFKVDETGYADILKQVRDHEFEEQLKERLQLAEKDKANELALAEEKLNRKFQSEAQKKDSKIQVLKSQLESGKTQLELVVAKAVAVVEKERDQLANQLQQAKADRENESKLAKVEKAKELQEASAQKEKEIQELKSQLEAKEVSQKLAITEAVSVVEKERDQLKHNLEQSTLQKEVSEKALKDKYETQIKDRGTKTGHKNGVISSLLTKIQ is encoded by the coding sequence ATGAACGAGATTTCATGCCCTCACTGTGGAAAAGCCTTCAAGGTAGATGAGACCGGATACGCTGATATACTCAAGCAGGTCCGTGACCATGAGTTTGAAGAACAACTTAAAGAACGTCTTCAATTAGCCGAAAAAGATAAGGCTAATGAGCTCGCACTGGCAGAAGAGAAATTAAACCGAAAGTTTCAATCCGAAGCCCAAAAGAAGGACTCTAAAATTCAGGTGCTAAAGTCCCAATTAGAGTCGGGGAAAACGCAACTAGAACTAGTTGTAGCGAAAGCTGTAGCAGTTGTAGAGAAGGAGCGAGATCAACTCGCGAATCAACTACAGCAAGCTAAAGCTGACCGTGAGAATGAATCGAAGCTGGCAAAGGTAGAGAAAGCAAAAGAGCTGCAAGAAGCATCCGCCCAGAAGGAAAAGGAAATCCAAGAGCTGAAAAGTCAACTAGAGGCCAAGGAAGTCAGCCAGAAGCTGGCTATCACTGAAGCGGTGAGTGTTGTAGAAAAAGAACGTGATCAACTTAAACACAACCTAGAACAATCAACTCTTCAAAAAGAAGTATCTGAAAAAGCGCTGAAGGATAAGTATGAGACTCAAATCAAAGATCGGGGCACAAAAACGGGGCACAAAAACGGGGTCATATCTTCATTATTGACAAAAATCCAATGA